From one Henriciella marina DSM 19595 genomic stretch:
- the sufB gene encoding Fe-S cluster assembly protein SufB, producing the protein MPDDIRIKDSIDKGTVAAAKALESENYSAGFKTDIETEYAPKGLNEEVIRFISEKKGEPSWMLDWRLQAYERWQTMDEPDWAKVDYEKIVYNDIYYYAAPKQGAKYESIDDVPKEILETYEKLGIPLREAEVLLGVEGAAETAAEARGDPQKPRVAVDAVFDSVSVATTFRKELEKAGVIFMSISEALREHPELVRKYLGSVVPQSDNFFATLNSAVFSDGTFVYIPEGVRCPMELSTYFRMNAENTGQFERTLIVADKGSYVSYLEGCTAPMRDENQLHAAVVELVALDDAEIKYSTVQNWWPGDENGKGGIFNFVTKRGDCRGARSKISWTQVETGSAVTWKYPSCILRGDDSQGEFYSIAVTNGRQMADTGTKMIHLGKNTRSRIISKGISAGRSDNTYRGLVSIHKKAEKARNFTQCDSLLIGGDCGAHTVPYVENRRADAQLEHEATTTKLSEDQLFYARQRGLGEEEAVALLVNGFVREVMQHLPMEFAVEAQSLLKVSLEGSVG; encoded by the coding sequence ATGCCCGATGACATCAGGATCAAGGATAGTATCGACAAAGGCACTGTCGCGGCAGCGAAGGCGCTCGAGTCCGAGAATTATTCAGCAGGCTTCAAGACTGACATCGAGACCGAGTACGCTCCGAAGGGTCTCAATGAGGAAGTCATTCGCTTTATCTCCGAGAAGAAGGGTGAGCCTAGCTGGATGCTGGACTGGCGCCTTCAGGCCTATGAGCGCTGGCAAACCATGGATGAGCCCGATTGGGCCAAGGTCGACTATGAGAAAATCGTCTATAACGACATCTACTATTATGCCGCGCCAAAACAGGGCGCGAAATATGAGTCGATTGATGACGTGCCCAAGGAAATTCTCGAAACCTATGAGAAGCTCGGCATTCCACTTCGCGAAGCAGAGGTGCTGCTTGGCGTAGAGGGCGCTGCTGAGACGGCCGCAGAGGCGCGCGGTGATCCGCAGAAGCCTCGCGTTGCTGTCGATGCCGTGTTCGACTCTGTTTCCGTCGCAACCACGTTCCGCAAAGAGCTTGAGAAAGCTGGCGTGATCTTCATGTCGATCTCCGAGGCCCTGCGTGAGCATCCGGAGCTGGTCCGCAAATATCTCGGCTCTGTCGTGCCTCAGTCCGATAACTTCTTTGCGACATTGAACAGCGCGGTCTTTTCGGACGGCACTTTCGTCTACATCCCCGAGGGCGTTCGCTGCCCAATGGAGCTCAGCACCTATTTCCGGATGAATGCCGAAAATACGGGCCAGTTCGAGCGCACGCTCATCGTTGCCGACAAGGGCTCTTACGTGTCCTATCTCGAAGGCTGTACGGCCCCGATGCGAGACGAAAACCAGCTACACGCTGCTGTCGTCGAACTGGTTGCGCTGGATGATGCCGAGATCAAATACTCGACCGTACAGAACTGGTGGCCGGGCGATGAGAATGGCAAAGGCGGTATCTTCAACTTCGTGACCAAGCGCGGCGATTGCCGCGGCGCGCGGTCCAAGATCAGCTGGACGCAGGTTGAGACAGGTTCTGCGGTGACGTGGAAATATCCGTCCTGCATCCTGCGCGGTGATGATAGCCAGGGCGAGTTCTATTCGATCGCAGTGACCAATGGCCGCCAGATGGCCGATACGGGCACCAAGATGATCCACCTAGGCAAGAATACGCGCTCGCGCATCATCTCCAAGGGGATCTCTGCTGGCCGGTCCGACAACACTTATCGCGGGCTCGTCTCGATCCACAAGAAGGCTGAGAAGGCGCGCAATTTCACCCAGTGTGATTCGCTACTGATCGGCGGCGACTGCGGGGCACACACGGTGCCCTATGTCGAAAACCGCCGCGCCGATGCCCAGCTTGAGCACGAGGCAACGACCACTAAACTGTCAGAAGACCAGCTCTTCTATGCGCGTCAACGCGGGCTCGGCGAGGAAGAAGCGGTTGCGCTTCTCGTCAACGGGTTCGTGCGCGAAGTGATGCAGCATCTTCCGATGGAGTTCGCTGTCGAGGCCCAGAGCTTGCTCAAGGTAAGTCTCGAAGGATCAGTGGGTTAG
- a CDS encoding cysteine desulfurase family protein produces MIYADYNATAPLRPEARDAMLAALEVGANPSSVHGPGRQARKVLETARRQVAGAISGLPQGVVFTSGGTEAIGMAINGVVRQLEGACTLLVSAIEHEAAAKNAGYSGARVQTVYATPSGKADLADLSERLTAWDREANGRPVLVLMLANNETGVIQPVAEAAALVREAGGLTICDGVQGLGKIPLNVSLLGVDYLALSAHKAGGPQGAGALWLKSGAPLRASLFGGGQERSLRSGTENLAGIAGFGAAAQAATEDLSTYTNLAGHRDRMEARLKAEAGVTVFGETAERLPNTSNFAYSGFRAETQVMAMDLAGIAVSSGSACSSGKVKRSLVLSAMGADDALAESAIRTSFGWNSTPEDFDRTADAWLQALHRRKTKETA; encoded by the coding sequence ATGATCTATGCAGACTACAATGCAACAGCGCCTCTCAGGCCCGAAGCACGCGATGCGATGCTCGCGGCGCTTGAGGTGGGTGCAAACCCGTCCAGCGTCCACGGTCCGGGCCGGCAGGCGCGCAAGGTGCTGGAAACGGCGAGGCGCCAGGTCGCGGGCGCCATTTCCGGTTTGCCGCAGGGTGTCGTCTTCACCTCAGGCGGCACTGAAGCGATCGGAATGGCGATAAATGGGGTCGTGCGCCAGCTTGAGGGCGCCTGCACGCTCCTGGTATCGGCGATCGAGCATGAAGCGGCTGCCAAGAATGCCGGCTACTCCGGCGCGCGGGTCCAGACTGTTTATGCGACACCATCGGGCAAGGCCGATCTTGCTGATCTCTCGGAGCGGCTGACAGCGTGGGACCGCGAAGCAAATGGTCGTCCGGTCCTCGTTCTGATGCTTGCAAACAACGAAACGGGCGTCATCCAGCCGGTCGCTGAAGCGGCCGCGCTGGTGCGGGAGGCAGGTGGTCTGACGATCTGCGACGGCGTGCAGGGCCTCGGCAAGATCCCGCTCAACGTGTCACTACTGGGCGTCGATTATCTCGCGCTCTCTGCGCACAAGGCAGGCGGCCCCCAGGGTGCGGGCGCGCTCTGGCTGAAAAGCGGGGCACCATTGCGCGCCAGCTTGTTCGGTGGCGGGCAGGAACGCTCGCTGCGCTCTGGGACAGAGAACCTTGCCGGTATTGCAGGCTTTGGCGCTGCCGCCCAGGCAGCCACTGAAGATCTTTCGACCTACACGAATCTCGCAGGCCATCGCGACAGGATGGAAGCCAGGCTGAAAGCCGAAGCGGGCGTCACCGTCTTTGGCGAAACGGCTGAACGCCTTCCAAACACGTCGAATTTTGCGTATTCTGGGTTTCGGGCGGAAACGCAGGTCATGGCGATGGATCTTGCTGGAATAGCCGTGTCATCGGGATCGGCGTGTTCGAGCGGCAAAGTGAAAAGATCGCTTGTTCTCTCAGCGATGGGCGCAGATGACGCTCTTGCAGAAAGCGCAATCCGCACCAGCTTTGGATGGAACAGCACGCCCGAAGATTTTGACCGGACGGCTGATGCCTGGTTGCAGGCTTTGCACCGGCGCAAGACGAAGGAGACGGCTTGA
- a CDS encoding anhydro-N-acetylmuramic acid kinase, with product MEQATDHFEPVWAAGFMSGTSIDAVDGALILTDGERVYDIGPVAERKYDDAERAALKAAVDAARKWNWTGPQPQAPFRAAENVLTRTHADAWQQLMADWRGDPPAIAGVHGQTVLHRPPTTDVTGRTLQLIDSVSLRDALGVPLAYDFRSADVAAGGQGAPLAPAFHAALLRNLGDSQSNAVLNLGGVANITYRSANGDLLAFDTGPANGPIDEWIELHGAGTQDTDGKIAAAGRVDEMSIDLWMDKPWFDLTGPKSLDRFDFDANLARGMTLEDGAATLTAFSAEAVAHAIRQFDDTPDQLIVCGGGRRNPQLMAELKSRVPCTVRSAEAVGWLGDSIEAQAFAYLAVRTMRGLPVSWPGTTNVPKAMTGGLIAD from the coding sequence TTGGAACAGGCGACAGATCATTTTGAGCCCGTATGGGCGGCTGGTTTCATGTCCGGCACCTCTATCGATGCCGTCGATGGCGCCCTCATCCTGACAGATGGGGAGCGTGTCTATGACATCGGGCCGGTTGCGGAGCGCAAATATGATGACGCTGAGCGGGCTGCGCTGAAGGCAGCGGTGGATGCGGCACGCAAATGGAACTGGACTGGTCCACAGCCCCAAGCGCCGTTCAGAGCTGCGGAAAATGTCCTGACGCGCACCCATGCAGATGCCTGGCAGCAGCTCATGGCGGACTGGCGCGGCGATCCACCGGCCATCGCAGGCGTTCATGGCCAGACGGTGCTCCACAGGCCTCCTACAACCGATGTAACCGGCCGCACGCTTCAGTTGATCGACAGCGTGAGCCTGCGAGACGCTCTCGGTGTCCCGCTCGCATATGACTTCCGGAGCGCCGACGTTGCGGCTGGCGGGCAGGGGGCACCGCTCGCGCCTGCCTTCCATGCCGCGCTCCTGCGCAATCTCGGCGATAGCCAGTCAAACGCTGTCCTCAATCTCGGCGGTGTGGCGAATATCACTTACCGGTCCGCGAACGGCGATTTGCTCGCGTTCGATACAGGTCCCGCAAATGGGCCGATCGACGAATGGATCGAGCTGCACGGCGCGGGGACGCAGGACACAGACGGCAAGATCGCGGCTGCCGGCAGGGTCGATGAGATGTCGATCGATCTCTGGATGGACAAGCCCTGGTTTGATCTGACCGGTCCAAAAAGCCTCGACCGGTTCGATTTCGACGCAAATCTCGCGCGAGGCATGACGCTGGAGGACGGCGCGGCGACCCTGACGGCGTTCTCAGCCGAAGCGGTGGCCCACGCCATCAGACAGTTCGATGACACACCTGATCAGCTCATCGTCTGCGGCGGCGGGCGCCGAAATCCGCAGCTGATGGCAGAGCTCAAATCCCGTGTCCCATGCACAGTGCGGTCAGCCGAAGCTGTCGGCTGGCTGGGCGATTCTATCGAGGCGCAGGCCTTTGCCTATCTGGCGGTCAGAACAATGCGCGGGCTGCCCGTCAGCTGGCCCGGCACCACAAATGTCCCGAAAGCGATGACAGGCGGCCTGATTGCCGACTAG
- a CDS encoding alpha/beta hydrolase, which yields MAELIIPGPAGRIEARYTEPAQEDAPIALVLHPHPRAGGSMQDPITIRLYQMFEKRGFGVLRFNTRGVGRSQGVYDQGVGELEDAAYVLDYMENMTENPRFVWCAGYSFGAWITLQLLMRRPEIDGFLAIAPPCNHYDLSFLAPCPASGLIISGENDKISGPKDVERALTKVRVQKGEVIERDTIMGANHFFVDKHDELLDKCETYVDRRLIEDEQKMRLASDTSKKRGAAAITDQSDEDVEGDDD from the coding sequence ATGGCAGAACTCATTATTCCTGGTCCGGCAGGCCGTATCGAAGCCCGCTACACTGAACCGGCACAGGAAGACGCGCCGATTGCGCTGGTTCTTCATCCCCATCCGCGGGCAGGCGGATCGATGCAGGATCCGATTACGATCCGCCTCTATCAGATGTTTGAAAAGCGCGGTTTTGGCGTTCTTCGCTTCAACACGCGCGGCGTTGGCCGTTCCCAAGGCGTTTATGATCAGGGTGTCGGTGAGCTGGAAGACGCCGCCTATGTTCTCGACTACATGGAAAACATGACGGAAAATCCGCGCTTTGTCTGGTGCGCTGGATATTCGTTCGGCGCGTGGATCACGCTCCAGCTACTGATGCGCCGGCCTGAAATCGATGGCTTTCTCGCCATCGCGCCGCCCTGCAACCACTATGACCTTTCTTTCCTCGCCCCCTGCCCTGCATCGGGCCTGATCATCTCTGGTGAGAATGACAAGATCTCCGGCCCAAAAGATGTCGAGCGCGCTCTGACCAAAGTCCGTGTGCAAAAAGGCGAAGTGATCGAACGCGATACGATCATGGGTGCCAATCACTTCTTCGTCGACAAGCATGATGAGCTGCTGGACAAGTGCGAAACCTATGTCGATCGCCGTCTTATCGAGGACGAGCAGAAGATGCGGCTGGCATCAGACACCTCGAAAAAGCGCGGCGCCGCCGCGATTACCGATCAGAGCGATGAGGACGTCGAAGGCGACGACGACTAG
- the sufC gene encoding Fe-S cluster assembly ATPase SufC — protein MLKLDNLTADIGEGDSRKTILNGLSLDVPAGEVHAIMGPNGAGKSTLSYVLTGREGYEATGGTATLEGEDLLSMEPDERAAAGLFLSFQYPVEIPGVPVMTFVRAAINAQRKARGEDEFSAPDFIKKAREIGKQLNLDAEMLKRPVNVGFSGGEKKRLEIFQMMMIEPRFAILDETDSGLDIDALKTVADGVNALRSEERGMLVITHYQRLLDHIRPDKVHVLAKGRIIKSGGPELAHQLEREGYDGILGEVA, from the coding sequence ATGTTGAAGCTTGATAATCTTACCGCCGATATTGGCGAAGGCGATAGCCGCAAAACGATCCTGAACGGCCTGTCGCTCGACGTGCCCGCTGGCGAAGTCCATGCGATCATGGGGCCCAATGGTGCCGGCAAGTCGACCCTGTCCTACGTGCTGACCGGCCGCGAAGGCTACGAAGCAACCGGCGGCACCGCGACGCTGGAGGGCGAAGATCTCCTCTCCATGGAGCCTGATGAGCGTGCGGCGGCAGGTCTTTTCCTGTCCTTCCAGTATCCGGTCGAGATCCCCGGCGTGCCCGTCATGACGTTCGTGCGCGCGGCGATCAACGCCCAGCGTAAGGCGCGCGGCGAAGACGAGTTTTCCGCGCCCGACTTCATCAAGAAGGCCCGCGAGATCGGCAAGCAACTCAATCTGGATGCTGAAATGCTTAAGCGCCCGGTCAATGTCGGGTTTTCCGGCGGCGAGAAGAAGCGTCTGGAAATCTTTCAGATGATGATGATCGAGCCACGCTTCGCGATCCTGGATGAAACGGATTCCGGACTTGATATCGACGCGCTCAAGACCGTTGCAGATGGCGTGAACGCGCTGCGCAGCGAAGAGCGCGGCATGCTTGTCATCACGCACTATCAGCGCTTGCTGGACCATATCCGTCCAGACAAGGTGCATGTGCTGGCCAAAGGACGGATCATCAAGTCTGGCGGCCCAGAGCTTGCCCATCAGCTTGAGAGAGAAGGCTATGACGGCATCCTCGGGGAGGTCGCTTGA
- the hflX gene encoding GTPase HflX: MNTELIDRTPVPDRAGVIIPWTQPSDRPDRERLSETSGLVEALGCNLAFLRPEQIRKPSASHLLSGGILERLKEDIEASGCTLCVVDAALTPVQQRNLERALGSKVIDRTGLILEIFGLRARTKEGKLQVELARLSYERSRLVRTWTHLERQRGGQGFLSGPGETQLEADRRMLDRTLASLKSDLEDVRRTRGLQRSGRREAGFPVIALVGYTNAGKSTLFNRMTGANVFARDMPFATLDPTIRRLELPGLGDAALVDTVGFITDLPTHLIDSFRATLEETLEADLLIHVRDRSEDSDEERKQDVLRVLKRLEEESGHPLPPIIEAWNKIDLLPEDVQETLRISVRTGVQETPAVITSALTGEGITELLALVQDSIQDELKTFKIRLDPSQGAARAWLFEYGAVHDERVQPEGSTELIVGLSEKHEGRFASQFPDIDFDVTVAPEA; this comes from the coding sequence TTGAACACGGAGCTGATTGACCGTACGCCTGTCCCTGACAGGGCGGGTGTGATCATTCCGTGGACGCAGCCGTCCGACCGGCCGGACAGGGAAAGACTTTCCGAGACATCGGGTCTGGTTGAGGCTTTGGGCTGCAACCTTGCATTCCTGCGCCCCGAGCAGATCCGCAAACCGAGCGCATCACATCTTCTGTCAGGCGGCATCCTGGAGCGACTGAAAGAGGATATCGAAGCATCAGGCTGCACCCTCTGCGTCGTAGATGCGGCCCTCACACCCGTGCAACAGCGAAACCTCGAACGCGCGCTCGGGTCGAAAGTTATCGACCGGACAGGCCTCATTCTCGAAATCTTTGGCCTTCGTGCCCGCACCAAGGAAGGCAAGCTCCAGGTCGAGCTGGCGCGGCTATCCTATGAGCGCTCGCGGCTCGTGCGGACGTGGACACACCTTGAGCGCCAACGGGGTGGTCAGGGCTTCCTCAGCGGCCCCGGCGAGACCCAGCTTGAGGCAGACCGCCGCATGTTGGACCGGACGCTGGCGTCGTTGAAGTCAGACCTCGAAGATGTACGGCGCACCCGCGGGCTACAGCGCTCAGGGCGGCGCGAGGCGGGCTTCCCGGTCATAGCGCTTGTCGGCTACACGAATGCTGGCAAATCGACCCTCTTCAACCGGATGACCGGAGCGAATGTGTTCGCCCGCGATATGCCTTTCGCAACTCTGGACCCGACCATAAGGCGGCTGGAACTGCCCGGACTGGGTGACGCGGCCCTCGTCGACACAGTGGGCTTCATCACTGACCTGCCCACCCACCTCATCGACAGTTTCAGGGCGACGCTTGAAGAGACGCTGGAAGCTGATCTTTTGATACATGTTCGCGACCGGTCAGAAGACTCTGACGAAGAACGCAAGCAGGACGTTCTGCGGGTCCTGAAACGCCTGGAAGAGGAAAGCGGCCACCCGCTTCCACCCATCATCGAGGCCTGGAACAAAATTGACCTCCTGCCAGAGGATGTGCAGGAGACGCTTCGTATCTCTGTTCGCACAGGCGTTCAGGAAACGCCCGCCGTTATCACGTCGGCGCTAACGGGGGAGGGGATCACTGAACTTCTCGCGCTGGTACAGGACTCGATCCAGGATGAGCTCAAGACCTTCAAGATCCGGCTCGATCCAAGCCAGGGCGCAGCCAGGGCCTGGCTGTTCGAATACGGCGCCGTTCACGACGAGCGCGTTCAGCCGGAGGGCAGCACTGAGCTCATCGTTGGCCTGAGCGAGAAACATGAGGGTCGTTTTGCCTCACAGTTTCCCGATATCGACTTTGATGTGACGGTCGCTCCCGAGGCCTAG
- the tyrS gene encoding tyrosine--tRNA ligase, translating into MSQYRSDFLTTLETRGFIKQVTHPTELDAYCANGVPVAYIGFDATADSLHVGSLLQIMMLRHLQKAGGKPIVLMGGGTTKVGDPTDKEKSRPLLTNEQIEENIAGIKKAFEPFLTFGDGPTDAVMVNNDDWLSKLGYINLLREVGVHFTINTMTKQETVARRLNNEQPYTFLEFNYLIMQSYDFLELYRQHGCQLQIGGSDQWGNIVGGVDLVHKADGGDAYGLTAHLITTASGGKMGKTADGAVWLNADRKSPYEYWQFWRNTEDADVGRFLRLFTELSIGEIEKLEALKGADINQAKIALANAATTMLHGEDAAKDAERAASAVFGSGSTDDALPTADIARADLEAELLVAAAFTMAGLSKSNGEARRLIKQGAARVNDALVSDENASLTLADLGDGDAVKLSAGKKRHALLKAV; encoded by the coding sequence ATGAGCCAATACAGGTCCGACTTCCTGACGACGCTGGAGACACGCGGCTTCATCAAGCAGGTCACCCATCCGACAGAGCTGGATGCGTACTGTGCGAACGGTGTACCTGTCGCCTATATCGGTTTCGATGCAACGGCCGACAGCCTGCATGTCGGATCGCTTCTCCAGATCATGATGCTGCGCCACCTCCAGAAGGCAGGCGGCAAGCCGATCGTTCTCATGGGCGGCGGAACGACCAAGGTTGGTGACCCGACGGACAAGGAGAAGTCGCGACCTTTGCTGACCAATGAGCAGATCGAGGAGAACATTGCCGGCATCAAGAAAGCATTCGAGCCCTTCCTGACCTTTGGCGACGGCCCGACCGACGCAGTCATGGTGAATAATGACGATTGGCTGAGCAAGCTTGGCTATATCAACCTGCTGCGCGAAGTGGGAGTCCACTTCACGATCAACACGATGACCAAGCAGGAGACGGTGGCTCGGCGCCTCAACAATGAGCAGCCTTACACCTTCCTCGAGTTTAACTACCTCATCATGCAGTCCTACGACTTCCTTGAGCTTTATCGCCAGCATGGCTGCCAGCTGCAGATCGGCGGGTCGGACCAATGGGGCAATATCGTTGGCGGCGTCGATCTCGTTCACAAGGCGGATGGCGGTGATGCCTATGGGCTGACCGCGCACCTCATTACGACCGCGTCAGGCGGCAAGATGGGCAAGACGGCTGACGGCGCGGTCTGGCTGAATGCAGACCGCAAGTCGCCTTACGAATACTGGCAGTTCTGGCGCAATACTGAAGACGCCGATGTTGGCCGCTTTTTAAGACTGTTTACCGAGCTTTCGATCGGAGAGATCGAGAAACTGGAAGCGCTTAAGGGCGCTGACATCAATCAGGCAAAGATTGCGCTTGCGAATGCGGCGACCACCATGCTGCATGGCGAAGATGCAGCAAAAGACGCTGAACGTGCCGCGTCGGCTGTCTTCGGCTCGGGTAGCACGGACGATGCGCTGCCGACGGCGGATATCGCGCGCGCCGATCTTGAAGCCGAGCTGCTGGTAGCAGCCGCTTTCACAATGGCCGGCCTCAGCAAATCGAACGGAGAGGCTCGCCGTCTGATCAAGCAGGGCGCTGCGCGTGTGAATGACGCGCTTGTTTCTGATGAGAACGCGTCATTGACGCTCGCCGATCTTGGCGATGGGGATGCCGTTAAACTGTCGGCCGGCAAGAAACGGCACGCGCTTCTGAAGGCGGTCTAG
- a CDS encoding nuclear transport factor 2 family protein, translated as MEMQEFDAWLVSLKTSIEGCDVDAFLDLFADELLYRESPFSAPLKDKLALREAMQKVMPLREDVAFGYEVISVSGDGGWAHFELQFTRQGTDDPVRIDGILQARFRSASCIELNQWQERLEPGQGDLMRDFDA; from the coding sequence ATGGAAATGCAGGAATTCGACGCATGGCTGGTCTCGCTCAAAACCTCGATTGAGGGTTGCGACGTGGATGCGTTCCTTGACCTGTTCGCAGATGAACTTCTCTACCGCGAAAGCCCGTTCTCGGCACCGTTGAAAGACAAGCTTGCCCTGCGGGAAGCGATGCAAAAGGTCATGCCGCTTCGTGAAGATGTGGCATTTGGCTATGAAGTCATCTCGGTTTCCGGCGATGGGGGCTGGGCCCATTTTGAGCTACAGTTCACGCGGCAGGGCACCGATGATCCGGTCCGGATTGATGGCATTCTACAGGCCAGGTTCCGCTCGGCTTCGTGCATCGAACTCAACCAGTGGCAAGAGCGCCTCGAACCGGGGCAGGGCGACCTGATGCGGGACTTTGACGCTTGA
- the hfq gene encoding RNA chaperone Hfq, whose protein sequence is MSSDKKQNLQDTFLNAVRKSRTPLTIFLVNGVKLQGVVTWFDNFCVLLRGDGRPPQLVYKHAISTIAPGAPVQLFDEETSADKD, encoded by the coding sequence ATGTCGTCGGATAAAAAACAGAACCTGCAGGATACGTTCCTAAATGCTGTCAGGAAGTCGCGCACTCCGCTGACGATCTTCCTTGTGAACGGTGTTAAATTACAGGGGGTTGTCACCTGGTTTGATAATTTCTGCGTCCTGCTTCGCGGCGACGGACGCCCGCCGCAACTTGTCTACAAGCATGCAATTTCGACGATCGCGCCGGGGGCACCCGTTCAGCTGTTCGACGAAGAAACCAGCGCGGACAAGGATTGA
- the sufD gene encoding Fe-S cluster assembly protein SufD: MTSTELLPALKNPTEAEQQLARLFEGFDSDDAHRSAFNVFAERGLPNRRLEQWKWSDVRQALPALQSSSGAADTLVDAPANSVELTFDGRSWTFPKDLPEGLRIFPKTGEHDFAQADLLPMGALAAAMTGHAADDILMVEVDGKIERPLVVSIMGDNRETAFSRLVFVVRENAHLDLFEHYSGGSGFSSFLIEFGIGEGGSISRTLLQEGSLDDVTAITTTVHLDTKAEFEQTALSFGGKLCRIETHLEHKGAEAKAAINGAYLAASGYHIDYTTHVTHGAESCVTTQLTKGAVANGGRGIFQGKFLVPRTVGQYTDANMQHQALLLDNGAEVFAKPELEIYADDVECEHGNTSGQLDDEALFYMQQRGIPKPEARALLTEAFIAEALEDAHDGVRQQLINATSRFLRQQRSA, translated from the coding sequence TTGACTTCAACCGAGCTTTTGCCAGCCCTGAAAAATCCAACCGAAGCAGAACAGCAGCTCGCTAGGCTGTTTGAAGGTTTCGATAGCGATGATGCCCATCGGTCGGCCTTTAATGTGTTTGCTGAGCGCGGCCTGCCCAATCGAAGGCTTGAGCAATGGAAATGGAGCGACGTGCGTCAGGCGCTCCCCGCGCTCCAGTCCTCTAGCGGCGCCGCCGACACCCTTGTCGATGCGCCAGCCAACTCTGTAGAGCTGACTTTCGACGGCCGGTCCTGGACCTTCCCGAAGGACCTTCCAGAAGGTCTTCGTATCTTTCCAAAGACGGGCGAACATGACTTTGCGCAGGCCGACCTGTTGCCCATGGGCGCGTTGGCCGCAGCTATGACCGGCCATGCCGCTGATGACATTTTGATGGTGGAAGTCGACGGAAAGATTGAGCGCCCCCTCGTCGTTTCGATAATGGGCGACAATCGCGAAACGGCTTTCTCCAGGCTTGTATTCGTTGTTCGCGAAAATGCGCACCTCGACCTCTTCGAGCACTATTCCGGCGGATCGGGGTTTTCCTCCTTCCTTATCGAGTTCGGTATTGGAGAAGGCGGGAGCATTAGCCGCACACTTCTGCAGGAAGGGAGTTTGGACGATGTGACGGCCATCACGACGACCGTTCATCTCGATACCAAAGCAGAGTTCGAACAAACCGCGCTTTCATTCGGCGGGAAGCTTTGCCGCATCGAGACGCATCTTGAGCATAAGGGCGCGGAGGCCAAGGCGGCAATCAACGGCGCTTACCTCGCTGCCTCTGGCTATCACATCGACTACACGACGCACGTAACCCATGGCGCGGAATCCTGCGTCACAACGCAGCTTACCAAGGGCGCCGTGGCAAATGGCGGCCGCGGCATCTTCCAGGGCAAGTTCCTCGTGCCTCGAACGGTCGGCCAGTACACCGATGCCAACATGCAGCATCAGGCATTGCTGCTCGACAACGGCGCGGAAGTCTTCGCCAAGCCCGAGCTTGAAATCTATGCCGATGACGTCGAATGCGAACACGGCAACACGTCGGGCCAGCTTGATGACGAGGCGCTCTTTTACATGCAGCAGCGCGGTATCCCGAAACCCGAAGCCCGAGCGCTTCTGACTGAGGCTTTCATCGCAGAAGCGCTTGAAGACGCGCATGATGGCGTTCGCCAGCAGCTCATCAATGCGACAAGCCGGTTTCTCCGCCAGCAACGGAGCGCATGA